Proteins found in one Paenibacillus sp. FSL R10-2782 genomic segment:
- a CDS encoding TlyA family RNA methyltransferase produces MSVPKERIDVLLVEQGFFESREKAKAAIMAGLVLADSERIEKAGMKVPRDSELKVKGAVHPYVGRGGLKLEKAIRQFELDMKGRTMLDIGSSTGGFTDCALQHGAEYVYAIDVGYNQLDWSLRNDERVCVMEKTNFRYTTPADLNGPIPNFASIDVSFISLRIILPPLLALLHQPADIVALIKPQFEAGREKVGKSGVVRDPATHKEVLQNILTFSHELGLSLQGLAYSPITGGEGNIEFLAHWRLDKSANADLQQENVDFRSLIDLTVQEAGQTFNNDPSRK; encoded by the coding sequence ATGTCTGTTCCGAAGGAACGCATTGATGTATTACTTGTAGAGCAAGGATTTTTTGAAAGCCGTGAAAAAGCCAAAGCTGCAATTATGGCAGGGCTGGTACTGGCCGACAGTGAACGGATCGAGAAGGCGGGTATGAAGGTACCACGCGACAGTGAGCTTAAAGTAAAGGGTGCAGTGCATCCGTATGTAGGCCGTGGAGGGTTGAAGCTGGAAAAGGCTATCCGTCAATTCGAGCTGGACATGAAGGGCAGGACGATGCTGGATATCGGCTCATCCACCGGAGGTTTTACGGATTGTGCCCTCCAGCATGGAGCGGAGTATGTATATGCCATTGACGTGGGATATAATCAGCTGGACTGGTCGCTTCGTAATGACGAACGGGTATGCGTAATGGAGAAAACGAATTTCAGGTATACGACACCTGCGGATTTAAACGGTCCTATACCAAATTTCGCAAGTATCGATGTTTCTTTTATTTCGCTGCGCATTATTTTGCCGCCATTGCTTGCGTTGCTGCATCAGCCTGCTGACATTGTGGCTCTGATTAAGCCGCAATTTGAAGCCGGACGTGAAAAGGTGGGGAAATCCGGCGTCGTCCGCGATCCCGCAACACACAAAGAAGTATTGCAAAACATCCTGACGTTCTCACACGAGCTTGGACTTTCGCTGCAAGGATTGGCTTATTCTCCTATTACCGGTGGAGAAGGCAATATTGAATTTTTGGCGCATTGGCGTTTGGATAAGTCTGCTAATGCAGACTTGCAACAGGAAAACGTTGATTTCCGCTCGCTAATTGACCTTACTGTTCAGGAAGCAGGGCAGACCTTCAATAATGATCCGTCGCGTAAGTAA
- the dxs gene encoding 1-deoxy-D-xylulose-5-phosphate synthase, with protein MLLPHIKQPGDLKSLSVEELASLAEEIRSFLIEKLSVTGGHLASNLGVVELTIALHYCYNSPKDKMIYDVGHQAYVHKILTGRMDRFDTLRQRDGLCGFVKRSESEHDVWEAGHSSTSLSAAMGMALARDLKGEDNKVIAMIGDGALTGGMAFEALNHIGHERKNLMVILNDNEMSIAPNVGAMHNYLSKIRSDRHYLRAKDELEVLLKKIPAIGGKLAKSAGRVKDSLKYMMVPGVLFEELGLTYLGPVDGHDLPKLIETFKQADNVTGPVLVHVVTTKGKGYKPAEADSHKWHGISPYKMESGQVLKAVGNPMYTEIFGRTLIEMAEQDERIIAVTPAMPSGSGLVPFSKEFPARMIDVGIAEQHAATMCAALAMEGMKPIFAVYSTFMQRAYDQIVHDICRHNANVMFAIDRAGFVGADGETHHGVFDVAFLRHIPNLVLMMPKDENELRHMMKTALDYDDGPIAYRYPRVNVVGVPLDTELKAIPIGSWELLRKGEGYAVIASGPMLQVATEAAEAMKREGLQVGVVNARFLKPLDEDMLRELAQQHTKLIILEEASEAGSLGSAVLEFYAKEEMQNAQVRLMGIPDLFVEHGSIKEQRAEVGLTVEAVCLKLRKWVSEPVYGMGQSV; from the coding sequence GTGCTGCTTCCACACATAAAGCAACCAGGCGATCTGAAATCACTGTCGGTTGAGGAGCTGGCTTCTCTAGCCGAGGAAATCAGGAGCTTTTTGATTGAGAAGCTGTCCGTGACTGGGGGGCATCTGGCATCGAATCTGGGAGTGGTTGAGCTCACAATCGCCCTGCATTACTGCTATAACAGTCCGAAGGACAAAATGATTTATGACGTCGGGCATCAGGCCTACGTGCACAAAATATTGACAGGGCGAATGGACCGGTTTGATACCCTCCGCCAACGTGATGGACTTTGCGGTTTTGTAAAAAGAAGCGAGAGCGAGCATGATGTTTGGGAAGCTGGACATAGTAGCACTTCTTTGTCGGCTGCGATGGGGATGGCCTTGGCTCGTGATTTGAAGGGCGAGGACAATAAAGTTATTGCTATGATCGGGGATGGAGCGTTGACTGGAGGCATGGCCTTCGAAGCCTTGAATCATATCGGACACGAACGTAAAAACTTGATGGTCATTCTGAATGACAATGAAATGTCCATAGCGCCGAATGTAGGGGCCATGCATAATTATTTGAGCAAAATCCGCTCGGACCGTCATTATTTGCGGGCTAAGGATGAGCTGGAAGTTTTGCTGAAAAAAATACCTGCTATCGGCGGTAAACTTGCCAAATCGGCTGGCCGTGTTAAGGACAGTCTTAAATATATGATGGTGCCGGGCGTGCTGTTTGAGGAGTTGGGGCTTACGTATCTCGGTCCGGTCGACGGACATGATTTGCCGAAGCTGATCGAAACCTTCAAGCAGGCTGATAACGTCACTGGCCCTGTGCTGGTGCATGTCGTTACCACTAAGGGCAAGGGTTACAAGCCTGCGGAGGCAGATTCACACAAATGGCACGGAATCAGTCCGTACAAAATGGAATCCGGTCAGGTACTCAAGGCAGTGGGCAACCCCATGTATACGGAAATTTTTGGACGGACGCTGATTGAGATGGCTGAACAGGACGAACGTATTATAGCGGTTACGCCTGCCATGCCTAGTGGTTCCGGACTGGTGCCGTTCAGCAAGGAATTTCCTGCACGTATGATTGACGTTGGTATTGCTGAGCAACATGCTGCTACTATGTGTGCTGCGTTGGCAATGGAAGGGATGAAGCCGATATTTGCGGTCTACTCCACTTTTATGCAGCGTGCTTATGATCAAATTGTACATGATATATGTCGTCATAATGCGAATGTGATGTTTGCGATTGACCGTGCCGGTTTTGTCGGGGCCGACGGAGAAACGCACCATGGCGTGTTCGACGTAGCATTTTTACGTCATATCCCCAATCTGGTGCTTATGATGCCTAAGGATGAAAACGAGCTGCGCCATATGATGAAAACAGCGCTTGATTACGACGATGGTCCGATTGCTTATCGCTATCCGCGTGTTAATGTGGTTGGTGTGCCGTTGGACACAGAACTGAAGGCCATACCCATCGGTAGTTGGGAGCTTCTCCGCAAGGGTGAGGGCTACGCTGTAATCGCTTCAGGTCCGATGCTTCAGGTGGCGACAGAGGCTGCGGAGGCCATGAAGCGGGAAGGTTTGCAGGTGGGTGTCGTCAATGCGCGTTTCCTTAAGCCGTTGGATGAAGATATGCTGCGTGAGCTGGCCCAACAGCATACGAAGCTGATCATTTTGGAAGAAGCTTCTGAAGCGGGAAGCTTGGGTAGTGCCGTGCTGGAATTTTACGCCAAAGAAGAAATGCAAAATGCACAGGTGCGTCTGATGGGGATTCCTGATCTATTCGTCGAGCATGGCTCGATCAAGGAGCAACGCGCCGAGGTAGGTCTTACCGTTGAAGCCGTATGCCTGAAGCTTCGCAAATGGGTTTCCGAGCCAGTGTATGGCATGGGTCAATCGGTATAG
- a CDS encoding polyprenyl synthetase family protein, with amino-acid sequence MKTVVKALNKPSFKEYLTGTVDEVSSALTEQFPAHWSIPAVLRESMNYSLTAGGKRLRPLLVIAAAEAFGGSREAALPVACAVEMVHTYSLIHDDLPAMDDDDYRRGKLTNHKVYGEAVAVLAGDALLTHAFYSVVQTGRRHGISSDALLSIVEELSEMSGARGMVGGQVADMSGEQGMTGIEELEYIHLHKTADLIIFSLLAGGRIGGADKNQLEALRQFGRDLGLAFQIQDDILDLIGDESKMGKKTQSDVEQEKVTYPFFIGMEASQQQVEKLTASAKKALIEGNIPDSSRLLEIADYLMKRDH; translated from the coding sequence ATGAAAACGGTGGTGAAGGCGTTGAATAAACCGTCGTTCAAGGAATATTTGACCGGGACGGTGGACGAGGTTTCGTCTGCATTGACCGAGCAATTCCCAGCTCATTGGAGTATTCCCGCCGTTCTTCGTGAATCCATGAATTATTCACTCACCGCAGGTGGAAAACGCCTGCGGCCTCTGCTTGTGATCGCAGCTGCCGAAGCATTCGGCGGAAGCCGGGAGGCAGCGTTACCCGTAGCATGTGCGGTAGAAATGGTACATACGTACTCCCTGATTCACGACGACTTACCAGCCATGGATGATGATGATTATCGCCGGGGCAAACTGACGAATCATAAGGTATACGGTGAGGCGGTTGCTGTACTTGCAGGGGATGCATTGCTGACCCACGCTTTTTACAGTGTCGTACAGACAGGTCGGCGGCACGGGATTTCCTCCGATGCGCTACTGTCCATCGTGGAGGAGTTGTCCGAAATGAGCGGGGCACGGGGCATGGTAGGCGGTCAGGTCGCGGATATGTCCGGCGAGCAGGGGATGACAGGGATCGAGGAACTGGAGTACATCCATCTCCATAAAACCGCAGATTTGATCATTTTCTCCCTCTTGGCAGGTGGACGGATTGGCGGAGCGGACAAGAATCAATTAGAAGCGCTTCGCCAATTTGGACGAGACCTTGGTTTGGCTTTTCAAATTCAGGACGATATACTGGATCTTATAGGCGATGAGAGCAAAATGGGTAAAAAAACGCAAAGTGATGTTGAACAGGAAAAGGTAACTTATCCGTTTTTTATCGGTATGGAGGCATCCCAGCAGCAAGTAGAGAAACTCACGGCATCTGCCAAAAAAGCGTTAATAGAAGGCAATATACCGGATTCTTCGCGTTTGCTGGAGATTGCGGATTACCTGATGAAGCGTGATCACTAG
- the xseB gene encoding exodeoxyribonuclease VII small subunit produces the protein MANETELNFEAAMAALEEIVGQLEHGDVPLEQAIDLFQRGMKLSQLCSQKLEQVERKIEMIVEEDGDLRKKPFGGGLDENGGEGVE, from the coding sequence GTGGCGAATGAAACGGAATTGAATTTTGAAGCGGCTATGGCCGCTCTTGAAGAAATTGTCGGACAACTGGAGCATGGAGACGTTCCTCTGGAGCAAGCCATTGATTTGTTCCAGCGTGGTATGAAGCTGTCTCAGCTTTGCAGTCAGAAGCTGGAGCAAGTTGAGCGTAAAATTGAAATGATTGTGGAAGAGGACGGAGATTTGCGCAAGAAGCCTTTCGGCGGCGGATTGGATGAAAACGGTGGTGAAGGCGTTGAATAA
- the xseA gene encoding exodeoxyribonuclease VII large subunit, with protein MAEQRIYSIKDLNRYIRMKLESDQVLSDVWIRGEISNFTHHSSGHMYFTLKDEGSRIRSIMFATHNQRLPFVPKEGTRVIARGNVSVYERDGQYQFYATQMQPDGVGSLYLAYEQLKQKLDVEGLFDSARKRKLPAHPSTIGVITSPTGAAVRDIITTLQRRYPQAGIVLYPVLVQGKGAAPAIVKAIEAMNRMQEVQVMIVGRGGGSLEELWAFNEEAVARAIFASGIPVISAVGHETDFTIADFVADLRAATPTAAAELAVPHQQELRDQLLQREKRLRNALRQRLETSRERLTRLRRSPVLLHPRRYMLQHAERMDMLHQRLIRAAGNRSRLNAEKNARMRQVLERFNPREQIRSARKQTDVAQRQLESAMRAVTKTGRQQLHAGIRQLDALSPLKVMSRGYSLVYDEHEKRLIKSLKDIQPGDSIKIKVSDGQLDCQVWGMKEDAKHGGE; from the coding sequence GTGGCTGAACAGCGTATTTACTCTATTAAGGACCTGAATCGCTATATCCGGATGAAGCTGGAATCGGATCAGGTGCTGTCCGACGTATGGATACGCGGGGAAATTTCTAACTTTACGCATCATTCGAGTGGTCATATGTACTTTACGCTCAAGGATGAGGGTAGCCGCATCCGTTCGATTATGTTTGCGACTCATAATCAGCGGCTTCCCTTTGTGCCAAAGGAAGGTACGCGTGTTATTGCCCGGGGAAACGTATCTGTGTACGAAAGAGATGGACAGTATCAATTTTATGCGACCCAGATGCAGCCTGATGGCGTCGGAAGTCTCTATCTTGCATATGAGCAGCTCAAGCAAAAGCTGGATGTTGAAGGGCTGTTCGACAGCGCCCGCAAGCGCAAATTGCCTGCTCACCCGTCGACAATCGGTGTCATTACTTCACCAACCGGAGCTGCCGTACGCGATATTATCACGACGCTTCAACGGAGATACCCTCAGGCTGGAATTGTGCTGTATCCTGTGCTTGTGCAGGGAAAAGGTGCTGCGCCCGCTATCGTTAAGGCGATTGAAGCCATGAACCGTATGCAGGAGGTTCAGGTGATGATCGTCGGGCGGGGCGGTGGCTCGCTTGAGGAGTTATGGGCGTTTAACGAGGAAGCGGTTGCGCGTGCCATTTTTGCATCGGGGATTCCGGTTATTTCAGCCGTCGGTCATGAAACGGATTTTACGATTGCCGATTTTGTAGCCGATTTGCGTGCGGCTACGCCGACTGCAGCCGCCGAGCTGGCTGTGCCTCATCAGCAAGAGTTGCGAGATCAGCTACTCCAGCGGGAAAAGCGATTACGTAACGCACTCCGACAGCGGCTGGAAACCAGCCGTGAGCGGTTGACCCGGCTTCGGCGCTCACCGGTGCTGCTGCACCCGCGCCGCTATATGCTACAGCATGCGGAGCGCATGGACATGCTGCATCAACGGCTCATCCGTGCAGCAGGCAATCGTTCGCGTCTGAACGCGGAAAAGAACGCGCGTATGCGTCAGGTACTGGAGCGGTTTAACCCGCGTGAACAAATCCGTTCGGCCCGCAAACAGACGGATGTGGCACAACGTCAGTTGGAGTCTGCGATGCGTGCCGTTACCAAGACGGGACGCCAGCAGTTGCACGCGGGTATTCGTCAGTTGGATGCGCTTAGCCCGCTTAAGGTCATGTCGCGAGGCTACAGCCTTGTGTATGATGAGCACGAGAAACGGCTAATCAAGTCATTAAAAGACATACAGCCGGGGGATTCCATCAAGATTAAAGTGAGTGACGGGCAGTTGGACTGCCAAGTATGGGGAATGAAGGAGGACGCGAAGCACGGTGGCGAATGA
- the folD gene encoding bifunctional methylenetetrahydrofolate dehydrogenase/methenyltetrahydrofolate cyclohydrolase FolD, with the protein MSAPIIDGKQISKDIRASIQQEVVRLKEHNFQPGLAVVLVGEDPASQVYVRNKEKACHDLGYYSEVHRLAADTSQEALLELVDKLNHQSNIHGILVQLPLPKHIHEKAVIDAIEVEKDVDGFHPVNVGNLVIGDDSLLPCTPAGVIELIKRAGVEIAGKHAVVIGRSNIVGKPVSLLLQRENATVTMCHSRTANIAELSRQADILVVAIGKANFIDASFVKPGAVVIDVGMNRLESGKLAGDVDFESVKQVSGPITPVPGGVGPMTITMLMQNTLVAAKRSHGLA; encoded by the coding sequence ATGTCAGCACCGATCATTGATGGCAAACAAATCTCTAAAGATATTCGAGCAAGCATTCAGCAGGAGGTCGTCCGTCTGAAGGAGCACAACTTTCAGCCTGGACTGGCTGTCGTACTGGTAGGTGAAGACCCTGCTTCTCAGGTATATGTTAGAAACAAGGAAAAAGCATGTCATGATCTCGGTTATTATTCCGAGGTACATCGGCTGGCAGCGGATACTTCGCAGGAAGCATTGCTGGAACTGGTGGACAAACTGAATCACCAAAGTAATATTCACGGGATTCTGGTACAGCTTCCGTTGCCAAAACACATTCATGAAAAAGCAGTCATTGACGCTATTGAAGTCGAGAAGGATGTGGATGGATTCCATCCGGTGAACGTAGGGAATCTGGTCATCGGTGATGATAGTCTACTGCCCTGTACTCCTGCTGGTGTCATTGAGCTGATCAAGCGTGCGGGGGTAGAAATTGCGGGGAAGCATGCGGTGGTCATTGGTCGCAGTAATATCGTGGGCAAGCCGGTATCGCTGTTGTTGCAGCGCGAAAATGCTACGGTGACCATGTGCCACTCTCGTACGGCGAATATCGCCGAGCTGAGTCGGCAAGCGGATATTTTGGTGGTTGCCATTGGCAAAGCCAACTTTATTGATGCTTCTTTCGTGAAGCCCGGAGCGGTGGTCATTGATGTAGGCATGAATCGTCTGGAGAGCGGAAAACTGGCGGGTGACGTTGATTTTGAGAGCGTGAAGCAAGTATCCGGTCCGATTACCCCTGTTCCCGGCGGTGTAGGTCCAATGACGATTACCATGCTGATGCAAAATACACTCGTAGCGGCCAAGCGGTCGCACGGTTTGGCATAA
- the nusB gene encoding transcription antitermination factor NusB — protein sequence MKRRLAREIAVQSMYHMEMNEVDAAAAVDMLLQEAAEENEAEVVIKNAAVLRTYVLEHVRGTWEHKEAIDKLLVDYLKGWQISRLSRVDRQILRLAAYEMIFREDVPAKVAVNEAIELSKHFGTEESGKFVNGVLGRIIQELEQLKARF from the coding sequence ATGAAAAGACGTCTGGCGAGGGAAATAGCGGTACAAAGCATGTACCATATGGAAATGAATGAAGTGGATGCGGCAGCAGCTGTGGATATGCTGCTACAGGAAGCCGCAGAGGAAAACGAAGCGGAAGTAGTCATCAAAAATGCAGCAGTATTAAGGACTTACGTATTGGAGCATGTGCGAGGTACCTGGGAGCACAAGGAAGCGATTGACAAACTTCTGGTGGATTATCTTAAAGGTTGGCAGATCAGCAGACTTTCACGCGTGGATCGCCAGATTTTGAGACTGGCGGCATATGAAATGATTTTTCGTGAGGATGTTCCAGCTAAAGTTGCAGTCAATGAAGCGATTGAATTGTCCAAGCATTTTGGCACCGAGGAGTCCGGTAAATTTGTCAACGGTGTTCTGGGACGAATTATACAAGAGCTGGAGCAATTGAAAGCACGGTTTTAA
- a CDS encoding DUF2273 domain-containing protein, whose translation MPWKEIWGSYKGRIMGITAGIFFGFIYLWAGFWNMLFFALMVFIGYTLGRRSDAALGSLLPWKEWSDWLSQRWRPFK comes from the coding sequence ATGCCCTGGAAAGAAATATGGGGAAGTTACAAGGGTCGGATCATGGGGATTACGGCTGGCATTTTTTTCGGGTTTATTTATTTGTGGGCAGGCTTTTGGAATATGTTGTTCTTTGCATTGATGGTGTTCATCGGATATACGTTAGGAAGACGTAGCGACGCAGCGCTTGGTTCCCTCCTCCCTTGGAAGGAATGGAGCGACTGGCTGTCGCAGCGTTGGCGTCCTTTTAAATGA
- the amaP gene encoding alkaline shock response membrane anchor protein AmaP yields the protein MAKVMDRLLLFLYSLSIGIISILAILLLSGAIPYALSIQDERIVWFTSLIIAGVLLLLSLRVFYISIRRNQTVQHSIDQRTEYGDIQISVDTIENLCLKAASRFRGIQDLKARIRVLESGLDITIRAVVDGESSIPVLTSEVQKGVHDHVEEITGIPVSNVSVYIANVSQSPSFKSRVE from the coding sequence GTGGCTAAAGTTATGGACAGACTTCTGCTGTTCTTGTACAGCTTAAGTATTGGAATTATTTCCATTCTCGCCATCCTCCTCCTGAGCGGGGCCATTCCGTATGCCTTAAGCATTCAGGATGAGCGGATTGTGTGGTTTACCAGCCTGATTATTGCAGGAGTGCTGCTGCTTTTGAGTCTCCGGGTTTTCTATATCTCCATTCGCCGGAACCAAACGGTACAGCATTCTATAGATCAACGAACGGAGTACGGCGACATTCAGATTTCAGTGGATACCATCGAAAATCTGTGTCTCAAAGCGGCCTCCAGATTTCGTGGGATACAGGATTTGAAAGCACGTATTCGCGTGCTGGAATCGGGACTTGATATTACGATTCGGGCGGTTGTGGACGGGGAAAGTTCTATTCCGGTGTTAACCTCCGAGGTACAAAAGGGGGTACACGACCATGTGGAAGAAATTACGGGAATTCCTGTGTCCAATGTGTCTGTGTACATCGCCAATGTTTCTCAGTCACCAAGCTTTAAGAGTCGTGTGGAATAG
- a CDS encoding Asp23/Gls24 family envelope stress response protein: MSTVPTEFERTEIGEIQIAPEVIEVIAGLATVEVPGVAGMSGGFAGGFAELLGRKNLSKGVKVEVGQREAAVDVSVIIEYGNRLPEVAAAIQHNVKRSIETMTGLNVVEVNVQIHDVQFKSAEKVEEPEVLGAGRVK, encoded by the coding sequence ATGAGCACAGTGCCAACCGAATTCGAGCGTACAGAAATTGGGGAGATTCAGATTGCCCCGGAGGTTATTGAAGTCATTGCCGGACTGGCAACCGTTGAGGTGCCGGGCGTAGCGGGAATGAGTGGGGGATTTGCAGGCGGGTTTGCCGAACTGCTGGGCCGCAAAAATTTGTCCAAAGGTGTAAAAGTGGAAGTCGGACAGCGTGAAGCAGCTGTAGACGTCTCCGTCATTATCGAGTACGGTAACCGTCTGCCTGAGGTGGCTGCTGCTATTCAGCACAATGTTAAGCGTTCCATTGAAACTATGACAGGTCTTAATGTTGTTGAAGTGAACGTGCAAATTCATGATGTTCAATTCAAAAGTGCCGAAAAAGTAGAAGAGCCGGAAGTTCTGGGCGCCGGACGGGTTAAATAG